In Mytilus edulis chromosome 4, xbMytEdul2.2, whole genome shotgun sequence, the following proteins share a genomic window:
- the LOC139519914 gene encoding major facilitator superfamily domain-containing protein 10-like — protein sequence MKKEKQENDVSEVLAQKKLANRQENKRLFVLFISLVLDLLSFTLILPLLPSLLDYYGEHDKGGLYKVIKDSVTGFREFVGAPDTHRWNSVLFGGVIGSLFSFLQFLASPIVGATSDVYGRKPVLLLSLAGVAGSYALWAVSHNFTLFVLARIIGGLSKGNVSLATAIVADILPQEKRGKGMALIGIAFSIGFVFGPLIGAGFSIWARHQDGAFYVVPALFALSLAVIDILFVFIFFEETLPVEKRAQSIANGWQEKAHLINPVSLFKFSSATNMSQKDNQSMQKIGVIYFLYLFFYSGLEFTLTFLTHNRLHYDSMQQGKMFFFIGAVMTLVQGGYVRKIKSGTEVRTATMGMTLLIPAFIIMAFAYTASIMYIGLFLFAFASATVVPCLTTLISQFGRTDQKGVIMGVFRSLGALARALGPIITSTIYWSLGEKVCYIFGAVCLLCPLLMLRMVMTTTKKNV from the exons ATGAAGAAAGAGAAGCAAGAAAATGATGTATCAGAAGTGTTAGCTCAAAAGAAACTTGCCAATAGACAGGAAAACAAGAGGCTATTTGTACTGTTCATTTCACTTGTCCTAGACCTTTTGTCTTTCACCTTAATTTTGCCATTGTTACCCTCCTTGTTGGACTATTATGGTGAACATGACAAG GGAGGactttataaagttataaaggatTCTGTTACAGGATTTAGAGAGTTTGTTGGAGCACCAGATACTCACAGATGGAATTCTGTACTCTTTGGAG GTGTCATTGGAAGCCTTTTTTCCTTCCTTCAGTTTTTAGCCTCCCCTATAGTTGGTGCAACATCAGATGTGTATGGAAGAAAGCCTGTTTTATTGCTATCTTTG GCAGGTGTTGCAGGATCATATGCATTGTGGGCAGTGTCACATAACTTTACGTTGTTTGTATTGGCTAGAATTATAGGAGGATTAAGTAAAGGGAACGTCAGTTTAGCCactgctattgttgctgatatTTTACCCCAAGAAAAACGGGGCAAAGGAATG GCTTTAATTGGTATAGCATTTTCCATTGGTTTTGTATTTGGACCATTAATAGGAGCAGGATTCTCAATATGGGCCAGACATCAAGATGGTGCATTTTACGTGGTACCTGCTCTCTTTGCCTTATCTTTAGCTGtgattgatattttatttgtcttCATTTTTTTCGAAGAAACACTGCCAGTGGAAAAAAGG gCACAATCTATAGCCAATGGATGGCAAGAAAAAGCACATTTAATTAATCCAGTTTCTTTGTTCAAGTTTTCATCTGCAACAAATATGTCACAAAAag ATAACCAATCAATGCAGAAAATTGGTGTAATATACTTCCTGTACCTATTTTTTTACTCTGGACTGGAATTTACATTGACATTCCTTACTCATAACAGATTACATTATGATAG TATGCAGCAGGGGAAGATGTTTTTCTTTATTGGAGCTGTGATGACGTTAGTTCAAG GTGGTTATGTAAGAAAGATTAAGTCTGGAACAGAAGTCAGAACAGCAACAATG GGAATGACTTTACTTATACCAGCCTTTATTATTATGGCTTTTGCATACACAGCAAGTATCATGTACATTGGTCTTTTTCTCTTTGCTTTTG CATCAGCAACAGTAGTTCCCTGTTTAACAACTTTGATCTCACAGTTTGGCAGAACTGACCAAAAAGGTGTTATCATGGGAGTGTTTAGATCCCTTGGAGCTTTAGCGAGGGCATTAGGACCAATTATAACATCAACTA